In Erwinia pyrifoliae DSM 12163, the genomic window CCGTGGTGAACTCCTTTACGCAGTTCGTGCCGGGTCACGTTCATCTGCGCGATCTGGGTAAGCTGGTGGCAGAGGAAATCGAGGCTTCTGGCGGCGTGGCGAAAGAGTTCAACACTATCGCGGTGGATGATGGGATCGCCATGGGCCACGGCGGCATGCTTTATTCTCTGCCGTCGCGTGAGCTGATTGCCGACTCGGTCGAGTATATGGTTAACGCGCACTGTGCTGACGCGATGGTCTGTATCTCCAACTGCGACAAAATCACTCCCGGCATGCTGATGGCGTCACTGCGCCTGAACATTCCGGTGATCTTTGTTTCCGGTGGTCCAATGGAAGCCGGAAAAACCAAGCTGTCCGATAAAATTATCAAGCTGGATCTCGTTGATGCCATGATCCAGGGCGCGAACCCTAACGTTAGCGATGCTGATAGCGATCAAATCGAGCGCTCTGCCTGTCCGACCTGTGGATCCTGCTCCGGCATGTTCACCGCTAACTCGATGAACTGTCTGACCGAAGCACTGGGCCTGTCGCAGCCGGGTAACGGTTCGCTGCTGGCCACGCATGCCGATCGTCGCGAACTGTTTCTTAACGCGGGTCGTCGTATCGTTGGCCTGGCGAAACGTTATTACGAGCAGGATGACGAAAGTGCACTGCCGCGCAGCATCGCCAGCAAGGCGGCGTTTGAAAACGCCATGACGCTGGATATCGCTATGGGTGGCTCGACCAATACGGTTCTGCACCTGCTGGCGGCGGCACAGGAAGGGGAAATCGACTTCGATATCTCTGATATCGACAGGCTGTCACGCCAGGTGCCGCACCTGTGCAAAGTGGCTCCCAGCACACCGAAATATCATATGGAAGATGTTCACCGTGCCGGTGGCGTGCTCGGCATTCTCGGCGAGCTGGATCGGGCCGGTCTGATGGACAATACGGTGCGCAACGTGCTGGGTCTGAGCCTGCGTGAGACGCTGGATCGGTACGACATTATGCTGACGCAGGATGAAGCGGTGAAAAAGATGTTCCGCGCCGGCCCCGCCGGCATTCGCACCACCCAGGCATTCTCACAGGATACCCGCTGGGAGACGCTGGATGACGACCGCCAGCAGGGCTGTATTCGCGCGCGTGAGTTCGCCTTCAGTCAGGACGGAGGCCTCGCGGTACTGTACGGTAACCTCGCGGAAAACGGCTGTATCGTGAAGACCGCTGGCGTTGACGAAGGTAGCCTGGTCTTCAGCGGTCCGGCCAAAGTGTACGAAAGCCAGGATGATGCAGTGGCGGCGATCCTCGGCGGCAAAGTGGTCGCTGGCGATGTGGTGGTGATCCGTTACGAAGGTCCGAAAGGCGGCCCGGGCATGCAGGAAATGCTCTATCCCACCACCTATCTGAAATCGATGGGGCTGGGTAAAGCCTGTGCGTTAATCACCGATGGCCGTTTCTCCGGCGGGACTTCCGGGTTGTCGATTGGCCATGCCTCGCCAGAAGCGGCCAGCGGCGGCACTATCGCGCTGGTGAAAGATGGCGACATCATCAATATCGATATTCCACAGCGTGGGATCCAGCTGGCCGTGGCGGAAAACGAGCTGGCTGCGCGTCGTCTGGAAGAAGATGCCCGTGGTGAAGCGGCTTATACCCCGCACGGGCGTGAGCGCCAGGTCTCCTTTGCTTTACGCGCCTATGCGACTTTGGCCACCAGCGCCGACAAAGGTGCCGTGCGTGATAAAAGTAAGCTGGGAGGCTAACAAAAATGGCTGAGTCTCAACCGCTGTCCGCACAACCCAGTGGCGCTGAATATCTGCGTGCGGTACTGCGTGCACCGGTCTATGAAGCTGCACAGGTTACACCGTTGCAGAAAATGGAAAAAATCTCTGCGCGCCTCGGCAATACGATTTTAGTCAAGCGAGAAGATCGCCAGCCGGTACACAGCTTCAAGCTGCGCGGTGCCTATGCGATGATCGCCGGGCTGAATGAGGATCAGAAAGCGCAGGGCGTGGTCACCGCTTCTGCGGGTAACCATGCTCAGGGCGTCGCGCTGTCGGCGAGCAAGCTGGGCATCAAGTCGCTGATCGTGATGCCGGTTGCCACGGCAGATATCAAAGTCGATGCGGTGCGGGCGTTTGGCGGTGAGGCTTACCTGTTTGGTGCCAACTTTGACGAAGCTAAAGCCAAAGCGCTGGAGCTGGCGCAGCAGCACGGCTATACCTTTGTGCCGCCTTTCGATCACCCGATGGTGATCGCCGGGCAGGGAACGCTGGCGATGGAGCTGCTACAGCAGGATGCTCACCTCGACCGCGTGTTTGTACCGGTGGGCGGCGGCGGGCTGGCGGCAGGTGTTGCCGTGCTGATCAAGCAGTTGATGCCGCAGATCAAAGTGATTGCCGTGGAAGCCGCCGATTCAGCCTGTCTGAAAGCGGCGCTGGATGCGGGTCATCCGGTCGATCTGCCGCGCGTCGGGCTGTTTGCCGAAGGCGTGGCGGTAAAGCGTATCGGCAGCGAGACCTTCCGTTTGTGCCAGACGTATCTTGACGACATCGTTACCGTTGACAGCGATGCCATCTGCGCCGCGATGAAAGATCTGTTTGACGATGTGCGTGCGGTGGCCGAGCCTTCAGGCGCGTTGGCGCTGGCAGGGATGAAAAAGTACATTCAGCAGCACCAGATTCAGGGAGAACGCCTCGCCCATGTGCTGTCCGGGGCCAATGTCAACTTCCACGGGTTGCGCTACGTTTCCGAGCGCTGCGAACTGGGCGAACAGCGGGAAGCGCTGCTGGCCGTCACCATCCCGGAGCAGAAAGGCAGCTTTCTGCGCTTCTGCCAGCTGCTGGGGGGGCGTGCGGTCACCGAGTTCAACTACCGTTATGCTGATGCTGATGCCGATGAAGCCTGTATTTTCGTCGGCGTTCGCCTGACGCGAGGAGCGGAAGAGCGGCAGGAAATTCTGCAACTGCTGATCGGGGGCGGCTACAAGGTGGTGGATCTGTCCGACGATGAAATGGCGAAGCTGCATGTGCGCTATATGGTTGGCGGGCGTCCTTCCAAACCGCTGCGCGAGCGCCTGTTCAGTTTTGAATTCCCGGAAGCGCCCGGCGCGCTGCTGCGTTTCCTGCAAACGCTGGGCGCTCACTGGAATATCTCGCTGTTCCACTATCGCAGTCACGGCACCGACTACGGTCGCGTGCTGGCGGCCTTTGAACTGAGCGACAGCGAGCCGCAGTTCGAGGAACACCTGGCGGCGCTGGGTTATGACTTCCATGATGAAAGCGATAACCCGTCGTTCCGCTTCTTCCTCGCCGGTTAAAGCAGTTTCCAGAAAGCATCAATCAGCGGCTCCAGGAGCCGCTTTTTTTGTACGCAAACGCCTATTTCCAACGGATCCACCATCTCCACGTCTGCCAGTTCCAGGATACGGTTACGCACTGACTCGGGGCTGTTTTCCAGCACCACGTCCGGCAGCAGGGCTATTCCGCAGCCGACCGCTACCATAGAGACAATCGCTTCATGCCCGGACACCGTGGCATAAATTTGTGGGTTAGCGATGCGGCGGTGACGAAACCAGAGATCGATGCGGCGGCGCGAAGGCCCCTGATCGGGCAGGATAAAGGGGATCTGTGACCAGTCGGGTGTTGGCTGCGTTGCCTGTACGCGTACCGGGCAGGGCAGTGCCGGGGCTATCAGCACCAACGGGATCAGCCCGAGCGGGGTGAAGCCGACGCTGGCGGGCAGGGTTTCCGGCTGTCCGGCAATGGCCAGATCCATGTCACCGGACTGCACTTTTTCCACGGCATCGGCGGCATCACCGGTGGTCAGCTTGATTTCGACCAAAGGATGTTCGGCGCGAAAGCGGTCGAGGATCGGCGGCAGATGGCTGTAGGCGGCAGTCACCGAGCAGAACAGCCTCAGCTCCCCGCTGAGTGACGGGCCGTTTTGCCCAAGCGCATGGCACATTTGCTGATATTGCAACAACGTCTGTTGAGCGAACTGACGCAAACGTTCACCGGCATCGGTCAGGGTCACCGTGCGGTTATCGCGTAAAAACAGCGTCTGACCGAGGTCGTCTTCCAGCCGCTGGATCTGCCGTGACAGCGTGGACGGGCTGACGTGCATAGCGCGTGCGCTGCGCCCGAAATGTCGGCTGTCTGCAAGATGGAGAAACAGTTTCAGGTCACGCAGATCCATCGGATTCAGCCCTTATGTTCGCGTTGCAAAATGTGCAATATCACGTTGTTAATATATCAATTTAAGCAATGCATTTCCTGTCATATGATAAGGTCTATTCAGGGCAGGGAAATCAATGCCCGGACAACAAACAATAATGCGAACACAACCTCATACGGAGTACCCATGGCGAACTATTTCAACACGTTGAACCTGCGCAACCAGCTGGCGCAATTAGGCAAATGCCGTTTTATGGCGCGCGAAGAATTTGCTGATGAAGCCAGCTACCTGAAAGGCAAGAAAGTGGTCATCGTAGGTTGTGGTGCTCAGGGCCTGAATCAGGGTCTGAATATGCGTGATTCCGGCCTGGACATTGCTTACGCGCTGCGTGCGGAAGCCATCGCCGAAAAGCGCGCCTCATGGCGTAAGGCGACCGAAAACGGCTTCAAAGTGGGCACCTATGAAGAGCTGATCCCACAGGCCGACCTGGTGGTTAACCTGACGCCGGACAAACAGCATACTTCAGTGGTACAGGCGGTTCAGCCATTGATGAAAGACGGTGCGGCACTGGGGTATTCGCACGGTTTTAATATTGTTGAAGTGGGCGAGCAGGTACGTAAAGACGTCACGGTAGTGATGGTTGCGCCGAAGTGCCCGGGTACAGAGGTTCGTGAAGAGTACAAACGCGGTTTCGGCGTACCTACGCTTATCGCCGTTCACCCGGAAAACGATCCAAAAGGCGAAGGCATGGCGATTGCTAAAGCCTGGGCTGCCGCAACCGGCGGTCACCGCGCGGGCGTGCTGGAGTCATCCTTCGTTGCCGAAGTGAAGTCTGATCTGATGGGCGAGCAGACTATTCTGTGCGGTATGTTACAGGCCGGTTCGCTGCTGTGCTTCGATAAGCTGGTGGCTGAAGGCACCGACGCGGCCTATGCGGAAAAACTGATCCAGTTCGGTTGGGAAACCATTACCGAAGCGCTGAAGCAGGGCGGCATTACCCTGATGATGGATCGCCTGTCTAATCCAGCTAAAGTGCGTGCTTATGCGCTCTCTGAACAGCTGAAAACTATTATGGCTCCGCTGTTCCAGAAGCATATGGATGACATCATCTCCGGTGAATTCTCATCCGGCATGATGGCTGACTGGGCCAACGACGATAAAAAACTGCTGGGCTGGCGTGAAGAGACCGGTAAAACCGCGTTTGAAACTGCCGCACAGTTTGAAGGTAAAATCGGCGAGCAGGATTACTTTGACCAGGGCGTGGTGATGATCGCGATGGTTAAGGCGGGCGTCGAGCTGGCGTTTGAAACGATGGTCGCTGCCGGTATCGTTGAAGAGTCTGCTTACTATGAATCTCTGCACGAGCTGCCGCTGATTGCTAACACCATTGCGCGTAAACGCCTGTATGAAATGAACGTGGTTATCTCTGATACCGCCGAATACGGTAACTACCTGTTCTCTTACGCCGCTGTACCGCTGCTGAAAGAGTTTATGACCACCCTGCAGGCGGGCGATTTGGGCAAACAGGTTAACCCGTCGACCAGCGTTGATAACGCGCAGCTGCGCGACGTTAACGAAGCGATTCGTCACCACGATATCGAAACCGTAGGCCGCAAACTGCGCGGCTATATGACCGATATGAAGCGTATCGCGGTAGCAGGCTAAGCTTGCCGGGCGGATAACCGATCCACCCTGATAAAAAAAGCGCCTTGCGGCGCTTTTTTTAGTTGCGGTACAGCACTTTGATGATGTGATAACCAAACTGGGTATGCAGCGGTCCCTGTGGCTCGATCAGCGGGCAGGAAAACACCACTTTATCGAATGCCGGCACCATTGCACCCTGTTTGAATTCGCCTAAGTGGCCGCCTTTCTTACCCGACGGGCAGGTCGAGTGTTTTTTTGCCAGCTTTTCAAAATCAGCACCCTGTTTGAGCTGCTCTAACAGGTCGAGCGCCAGTTTTTCTTCTTTTACCAGAATGTGCAGTGCTGCTGCGTTTTTTGCCATGATGTTGCCTTGAGTTATGTGGATTGCGCTCGCTATACTACCACGCTGTCATTCCCATCCCCCCGCAATTTCACAGAGTAACTTATCTATGCGTCTTAATCCTGGTCAGCAACATGCCGTGGAATTTGTTACCGGGCCCTGCCTGGTACTGGCCGGAGCCGGGTCGGGTAAAACGCGGGTGATCACCAATAAAATTGCCTATCTGATCCGCGAGTGCGGCTATCAGGCGCGTCACATCGCGGCAGTCACTTTTACCAACAAGGCTTCGCGCGAGATGAAAGAGCGTGTGGCGCAAACGCTGGGGCGCAAAGAAGCGCGCGGTCTGATGATCTCGACCTTCCACACGTTAGGACTGGAAATCATCAAACGTGAATACGCCGCGCTGGGGATGAAATCAAATTTCTCGCTGTTTGACGATCAGGACCAGCTGGCGTTGCTGAAAGACTTAACGGAACAGTGGCTGGAAAACGATAAAAATCTGTTGCAGCAGCTGGTCTCTACCATTTCAAACTGGAAGAACGATTTGATGGACCCGCCTCGGGCTGCCGCAGGGGCGCTGTCAGAGCGTGACAAGCTGTTTGCCCACTGTTATGCACTGTACGATAAGCATCTTAAATCGTGCAACGTACTGGATTTCGACGACCTGATCCTACTGCCCACGCTGCTGCTTCAGCGTAATGTGGACGTGCGCGAGCGCTGGCAGCAGCGCATTCGCTATCTGCTGGTGGATGAATATCAGGATACCAATACCAGCCAGTATGAGCTGGTCAAACTGCTGGTGGGCGCCAGGGCGCGCTTTACCGTCGTGGGCGATGACGATCAGTCTATTTACTCCTGGCGCGGGGCGCGGCCGCAAAACCTGGTGTTGTTACAGGAGGATTTTCCGGCGTTACAGGTTATTAAACTGGAACAGAACTACCGCTCTTCAGAGCGTATTCTTAAAGCGGCTAACATCCTGATTGCCAATAACCCTCACGTTTTTGAAAAACGTCTGTTCTCCGAACTGGGTTATGGCGCCGAGCTGAAAGTGGTGACCGCCAACCATGAAGATCACGAGGCGGAGCGGGTTATTGGTGAGCTGATTGCCCACCACTTTATTAACAAAACGCAGTACAAAGATTACGCCATCCTTTATCGCGGCAACCACCAGTCGCGTGTATTTGAAAAGATGCTGATGCAGAACCGTATTCCGTATCACATCTCGGGCGGCACGTCGTTTTTCTCGCGCCCGGAAATCAAAGACCTGCTGGCCTATCTGCGGGTACTGACCAACGCCGACGACGACAGTGCTTTTATGCGTATCGTTAACACGCCGCGACGCGAAATCGGTTCGGCAACCTTGCAGAAGCTGGGCGAGTGGGCGATGCAGCGCAATAAAAGCCTGTTTACCGCCAGCTTCGACGTTGGCCTTGGGCAAACCCTGGCCGGACGCGGCCTGGAATCGCTGCAGCGTTTCACCCACTGGTTGCAGGAGATCGCCCGGCTTGCGGAGCGTGAGCCGGTAGCGGCGGTGCGCGATCTGATCCGTGGCGTTGACTATGAAAGCTGGCTGTTTGAAACTTCGGCCAGCCCGAAAGCGGCCGAAATGCGCATGAAAAACGTCAATACGCTGTTTCAGTGGATGACGGAAATGCTGGAAGGTAGCGACATTGATGAACCGATGACGCTCACCCAGGTGGTGACACGTTTTACCCTGCGTGACATGATGGAACGCGGTGAAAGCGATGAAGAATCCGACCAGGTACAGCTAATGACGCTGCATGCCTCTAAAGGTCTGGAATTCCCCTACGTATTTCTGGTGGGGATGGAAGAAGGGCTGTTACCCCATCAGAGCAGCATTGATGAAAACAACGTGGAAGAAGAGCGCCGCCTGGCCTACGTGGGGATTACCCGTGCGCAAAAGGAGCTGACGTTTACCCTGTGCCGTGAACGCCGTCAGTATGGCGAGCTGGTGCGGCCGGAACCAAGTCGTTTTCTTCTGGAGCTGCCGCAGGACGATTTGCAGTGGGAAAGCGAACGCAAGGTGGTAAGCGCCGAAGAACGGATGCAAAAAGGGCAGGGGCATTTAGCCAATATCCGTGCTCAGTTGGCAAAGGCAAAAGGTCTGTGACTGTACTCTGATGCAAACTGCAATGTTAAGTCGCTATGGCGAAACTGTCGACAAATACCGTATACATGCTGCCATCTCTGCGTTATAGACGGCTTATATAAAACGTTTAGGGTACGACTGTTACCCACTGCCGTGAGGCTTTAATACGCTAATAGTGCATGTTTTCTGATTGCAAAATCCTTTAGTCTGGCGTAGATTTATTGAACTCTTGACTGCTTTGTTAAGAGTTAATTTGAGACCTACGCATACTCGTAGCCTTATCCCTTTATCGGGATCGCCGTATAAACAGATGGTGTTTGCGGCCT contains:
- the ilvD gene encoding dihydroxy-acid dehydratase, which gives rise to MPKYRSATTTHGRNMAGARALWRATGMTDDDFGKPIIAVVNSFTQFVPGHVHLRDLGKLVAEEIEASGGVAKEFNTIAVDDGIAMGHGGMLYSLPSRELIADSVEYMVNAHCADAMVCISNCDKITPGMLMASLRLNIPVIFVSGGPMEAGKTKLSDKIIKLDLVDAMIQGANPNVSDADSDQIERSACPTCGSCSGMFTANSMNCLTEALGLSQPGNGSLLATHADRRELFLNAGRRIVGLAKRYYEQDDESALPRSIASKAAFENAMTLDIAMGGSTNTVLHLLAAAQEGEIDFDISDIDRLSRQVPHLCKVAPSTPKYHMEDVHRAGGVLGILGELDRAGLMDNTVRNVLGLSLRETLDRYDIMLTQDEAVKKMFRAGPAGIRTTQAFSQDTRWETLDDDRQQGCIRAREFAFSQDGGLAVLYGNLAENGCIVKTAGVDEGSLVFSGPAKVYESQDDAVAAILGGKVVAGDVVVIRYEGPKGGPGMQEMLYPTTYLKSMGLGKACALITDGRFSGGTSGLSIGHASPEAASGGTIALVKDGDIINIDIPQRGIQLAVAENELAARRLEEDARGEAAYTPHGRERQVSFALRAYATLATSADKGAVRDKSKLGG
- the ilvA gene encoding threonine ammonia-lyase, biosynthetic yields the protein MAESQPLSAQPSGAEYLRAVLRAPVYEAAQVTPLQKMEKISARLGNTILVKREDRQPVHSFKLRGAYAMIAGLNEDQKAQGVVTASAGNHAQGVALSASKLGIKSLIVMPVATADIKVDAVRAFGGEAYLFGANFDEAKAKALELAQQHGYTFVPPFDHPMVIAGQGTLAMELLQQDAHLDRVFVPVGGGGLAAGVAVLIKQLMPQIKVIAVEAADSACLKAALDAGHPVDLPRVGLFAEGVAVKRIGSETFRLCQTYLDDIVTVDSDAICAAMKDLFDDVRAVAEPSGALALAGMKKYIQQHQIQGERLAHVLSGANVNFHGLRYVSERCELGEQREALLAVTIPEQKGSFLRFCQLLGGRAVTEFNYRYADADADEACIFVGVRLTRGAEERQEILQLLIGGGYKVVDLSDDEMAKLHVRYMVGGRPSKPLRERLFSFEFPEAPGALLRFLQTLGAHWNISLFHYRSHGTDYGRVLAAFELSDSEPQFEEHLAALGYDFHDESDNPSFRFFLAG
- the ilvY gene encoding HTH-type transcriptional activator IlvY — protein: MDLRDLKLFLHLADSRHFGRSARAMHVSPSTLSRQIQRLEDDLGQTLFLRDNRTVTLTDAGERLRQFAQQTLLQYQQMCHALGQNGPSLSGELRLFCSVTAAYSHLPPILDRFRAEHPLVEIKLTTGDAADAVEKVQSGDMDLAIAGQPETLPASVGFTPLGLIPLVLIAPALPCPVRVQATQPTPDWSQIPFILPDQGPSRRRIDLWFRHRRIANPQIYATVSGHEAIVSMVAVGCGIALLPDVVLENSPESVRNRILELADVEMVDPLEIGVCVQKKRLLEPLIDAFWKLL
- the ilvC gene encoding ketol-acid reductoisomerase, whose translation is MANYFNTLNLRNQLAQLGKCRFMAREEFADEASYLKGKKVVIVGCGAQGLNQGLNMRDSGLDIAYALRAEAIAEKRASWRKATENGFKVGTYEELIPQADLVVNLTPDKQHTSVVQAVQPLMKDGAALGYSHGFNIVEVGEQVRKDVTVVMVAPKCPGTEVREEYKRGFGVPTLIAVHPENDPKGEGMAIAKAWAAATGGHRAGVLESSFVAEVKSDLMGEQTILCGMLQAGSLLCFDKLVAEGTDAAYAEKLIQFGWETITEALKQGGITLMMDRLSNPAKVRAYALSEQLKTIMAPLFQKHMDDIISGEFSSGMMADWANDDKKLLGWREETGKTAFETAAQFEGKIGEQDYFDQGVVMIAMVKAGVELAFETMVAAGIVEESAYYESLHELPLIANTIARKRLYEMNVVISDTAEYGNYLFSYAAVPLLKEFMTTLQAGDLGKQVNPSTSVDNAQLRDVNEAIRHHDIETVGRKLRGYMTDMKRIAVAG
- the ppiC gene encoding peptidylprolyl isomerase PpiC; translated protein: MAKNAAALHILVKEEKLALDLLEQLKQGADFEKLAKKHSTCPSGKKGGHLGEFKQGAMVPAFDKVVFSCPLIEPQGPLHTQFGYHIIKVLYRN
- the rep gene encoding DNA helicase Rep, with amino-acid sequence MRLNPGQQHAVEFVTGPCLVLAGAGSGKTRVITNKIAYLIRECGYQARHIAAVTFTNKASREMKERVAQTLGRKEARGLMISTFHTLGLEIIKREYAALGMKSNFSLFDDQDQLALLKDLTEQWLENDKNLLQQLVSTISNWKNDLMDPPRAAAGALSERDKLFAHCYALYDKHLKSCNVLDFDDLILLPTLLLQRNVDVRERWQQRIRYLLVDEYQDTNTSQYELVKLLVGARARFTVVGDDDQSIYSWRGARPQNLVLLQEDFPALQVIKLEQNYRSSERILKAANILIANNPHVFEKRLFSELGYGAELKVVTANHEDHEAERVIGELIAHHFINKTQYKDYAILYRGNHQSRVFEKMLMQNRIPYHISGGTSFFSRPEIKDLLAYLRVLTNADDDSAFMRIVNTPRREIGSATLQKLGEWAMQRNKSLFTASFDVGLGQTLAGRGLESLQRFTHWLQEIARLAEREPVAAVRDLIRGVDYESWLFETSASPKAAEMRMKNVNTLFQWMTEMLEGSDIDEPMTLTQVVTRFTLRDMMERGESDEESDQVQLMTLHASKGLEFPYVFLVGMEEGLLPHQSSIDENNVEEERRLAYVGITRAQKELTFTLCRERRQYGELVRPEPSRFLLELPQDDLQWESERKVVSAEERMQKGQGHLANIRAQLAKAKGL